In the genome of Photobacterium sp. TLY01, one region contains:
- the serA gene encoding phosphoglycerate dehydrogenase, whose amino-acid sequence MAKVSLDKDKIKVLLLEGVHPSALEVLKQAGYENIEYHKGSLAGDELLEAIKDAHFVGIRSRTQLTAEVFDAAKKLIAVGCFCIGTNQVDLNEANRRGIPVFNAPFSNTRSVAELVLGEILLLLRGIPEKNAKAHRGEWQKTADSSYEARGKKLGIIGYGHIGTQLSILAENLGMDVYFYDIENKLTLGNATQVDSLSELLNKSDVISLHVPETLDTQNLMGAEEFARMKPGSIFINAARGTVVDIDALCSALESKHLAGAAIDVFPVEPKTNKDLFESPLTRFDNVILTPHIGGSTQEAQQNIGIEVAGKIVKYSDNGSTVSAVGFPEVSLPEHRGCSRLLHIHENRPGILNQITTIFASEGINIAAQYLQTSPELGYVVIDVETERSEEALNKLKAIDGTIRARILH is encoded by the coding sequence ATGGCAAAAGTTTCGCTGGATAAAGACAAAATTAAAGTTCTGCTGCTGGAAGGCGTTCACCCCTCTGCACTTGAAGTACTCAAACAAGCCGGCTATGAGAATATTGAATATCATAAGGGCTCGCTGGCAGGTGATGAGCTGCTTGAGGCGATCAAAGATGCCCATTTTGTTGGCATTCGTTCCCGCACCCAGCTGACAGCAGAAGTCTTTGACGCTGCCAAAAAGCTGATTGCTGTTGGCTGTTTCTGCATTGGTACCAATCAGGTTGATCTGAATGAAGCCAACCGTCGTGGTATTCCTGTTTTTAACGCCCCCTTCTCCAATACCCGCAGTGTGGCCGAACTGGTACTGGGTGAAATTTTGCTGCTGCTCCGCGGCATTCCGGAAAAAAATGCTAAAGCCCACCGTGGTGAGTGGCAAAAAACAGCAGATTCTTCTTATGAAGCCCGGGGTAAGAAGCTGGGTATCATCGGCTATGGCCATATCGGGACTCAGCTCAGTATTCTGGCTGAAAACCTGGGTATGGATGTGTATTTCTATGACATCGAAAACAAGCTGACTTTAGGGAACGCAACCCAGGTGGATTCCCTGAGCGAGCTGCTCAATAAATCCGATGTCATCAGCCTGCATGTGCCAGAGACACTGGACACTCAGAACCTGATGGGTGCCGAAGAGTTCGCGCGCATGAAACCGGGTTCGATCTTTATCAATGCCGCTCGCGGCACAGTCGTCGACATCGATGCCTTGTGCAGCGCACTGGAAAGCAAGCATCTGGCAGGCGCAGCGATTGACGTCTTCCCGGTTGAGCCAAAAACCAACAAAGATCTGTTCGAATCACCGCTGACACGCTTTGATAACGTGATCCTGACGCCGCACATCGGCGGTTCGACTCAGGAAGCCCAGCAAAACATTGGTATCGAAGTGGCTGGCAAAATCGTGAAATACTCAGACAACGGTTCAACCGTGTCGGCCGTTGGCTTCCCTGAGGTGTCTTTACCTGAGCACCGTGGCTGTTCGCGTCTGCTACACATTCACGAAAACCGTCCGGGAATCCTGAATCAGATCACCACAATTTTCGCCTCTGAAGGTATTAACATCGCAGCTCAGTACCTGCAAACCAGCCCTGAACTGGGTTATGTGGTGATTGACGTAGAAACCGAACGCTCAGAAGAAGCACTGAATAAGCTGAAGGCGATCGACGGTACAATCCGTGCCCGTATTCTGCACTAA